One genomic window of Salvelinus alpinus chromosome 17, SLU_Salpinus.1, whole genome shotgun sequence includes the following:
- the LOC139542093 gene encoding transcription factor HES-4-B-like yields the protein MPADTMEKQTASPIAGAPANGSHTPDKPKNASEHRKSSKPIMEKRRRARINESLGQLKTLILDALKKDSSRHSKLEKADILEMTVKHLRNLQRVQMTALSADTTVLSKYRAGFNECMNEVTRFLSTSEGVNTEVRSRLLNHLSGCLGQLIAMNYPQPTPNQQAHLAQPLHVQLPSTLPNSASMGSKLSPTEAMSPKVFGGFQLVPATDGQFAFLIPNPSFASASTPVIPLYANAGVPVTVNASPVHGSSAPVVGSPVHGMTSFIGVPQAVSPVGVCTGSESNEPVWRPW from the exons ATGCCAGCCGACACCATGGAGAAGCAAACGGCATCCCCTATTGCTGGTGCCCCTGCAAATGGATCCCATACTCCAGACAAACCTAAGAATGCCAGCGAGCACAGAAAG TCCTCAAAGCCCATCATGGAGAAACGTCGGAGAGCGAGGATAAACGAAAGCCTTGGCCAACTCAAGACACTCATTCTCGATGCACTTAAAAAAGAT AGTTCTAGACATTCAAAATTGGAGAAAGCCGATATTCTGGAGATGACAGTGAAGCATTTACGAAATTTACAGCGTGTGCAGATGACTG CGCTGTCAGCAGACACTACCGTCCTCAGTAAATACCGGGCGGGATTCAACGAATGCATGAACGAGGTCACTCGCTTCTTATCAACCAGCGAAGGAGTGAACACGGAGGTGAGGTCGCGGCTTCTCAACCACCTGTCTGGCTGCCTAGGGCAGTTGATCGCCATGAACTACCCCCAGCCAACCCCAAATCAACAGGCCCACCTCGCGCAGCCCCTTCACGTTCAGCTACCCTCTACCTTGCCCAACAGTGCCTCTATGGGCTCCAAACTCAGCCCCACCGAAGCCATGTCACCTAAAGTCTTCGGCGGGTTCCAGCTTGTGCCCGCCACCGATGGACAGTTTGCTTTCCTGATTCCCAACCCTTCTTTCGCCTCAGCATCAACCCCGGTCATCCCTCTGTACGCTAACGCAGGTGTGCCTGTGACAGTCAACGCCAGCCCCGTCCATGGCAGCTCTGCGCCAGTAGTGGGATCCCCTGTCCATGGGATGACATCATTCATCGGTGTGCCTCAGGCGGTCAGCCCTGTTGGTGTCTGCACTGGTTCGGAGAGCAATGAGCCTGTTTGGCGACCCTGGTAG